In Streptomyces sp. DG2A-72, one genomic interval encodes:
- a CDS encoding DUF1396 domain-containing protein has product MKTAVRRSVRRRATGTGLAALLLAGGAVGCGTEQSPDMTPVAAVAKAAEKTEEITSLSYRMRGEVPGDGRVEAEAAMRMEPMAMSMRIRMPDDPEIKGAVEMRIIGKALYIGGEATAKQMDGKNWMKLDASELGGGEHRLGADTAGVAQVERNPAAESAFLTGADDVTEVGTETIDGVKTTHYKGTITLDDMRDSLKDEDKKTRERREKSLEQYEDMGVDKLTMDMWVDGEDHTKQFRMRGDADKGTLDMTVTISDLNEPVTVQAPPAKDTMDLGEMMKELEKA; this is encoded by the coding sequence ATGAAGACTGCTGTACGCCGTTCCGTACGACGCCGGGCGACGGGCACCGGACTTGCCGCGCTGCTGCTCGCGGGGGGTGCCGTCGGCTGTGGCACCGAGCAATCGCCGGACATGACGCCGGTGGCCGCTGTCGCCAAGGCCGCCGAGAAGACGGAGGAGATCACCTCCCTGAGCTATCGGATGCGCGGCGAGGTACCGGGCGATGGCCGGGTCGAGGCCGAGGCCGCGATGCGCATGGAGCCGATGGCGATGAGCATGAGGATACGGATGCCCGACGACCCCGAGATCAAGGGCGCGGTCGAGATGCGCATCATCGGCAAGGCGCTGTACATCGGCGGCGAGGCGACCGCCAAGCAGATGGACGGCAAGAACTGGATGAAGCTCGACGCCTCCGAGTTGGGTGGCGGCGAGCATCGGCTGGGCGCCGACACGGCCGGTGTCGCCCAGGTCGAGCGGAACCCGGCCGCCGAATCCGCCTTCCTCACCGGCGCCGACGACGTCACCGAGGTCGGCACCGAGACGATCGACGGGGTGAAGACCACCCACTACAAGGGCACGATCACCCTCGACGACATGCGGGACAGCCTCAAGGACGAGGACAAGAAGACTCGCGAACGGCGCGAGAAGAGCCTCGAACAGTACGAGGACATGGGCGTCGACAAGCTCACCATGGACATGTGGGTCGACGGTGAGGACCACACCAAGCAGTTCCGCATGCGTGGCGACGCCGACAAGGGCACTCTCGACATGACCGTCACCATCTCCGACCTCAACGAGCCGGTCACCGTCCAGGCCCCGCCCGCCAAGGACACCATGGACCTCGGCGAGATGATGAAGGAACTCGAGAAGGCCTGA
- the rplJ gene encoding 50S ribosomal protein L10, translated as MARPDKAAAVAELTEQFRSSNAAVLTEYRGLTVAQLKTLRRSLGENAQYAVVKNTLTKIAANEAGITTLDDLFNGPTAVAFVTGDPVESAKGLRDFSKDNPNLVIKGGVLDGKVLSADEIKKLADLESREVLLAKLAGALKGKQTQAAQVFQALPSKLVRTVDALRAKQDEQGGAE; from the coding sequence ATGGCAAGGCCCGACAAGGCTGCCGCGGTAGCCGAGCTGACGGAGCAGTTCCGCAGCTCGAACGCCGCTGTGCTGACCGAGTACCGGGGTCTCACCGTGGCGCAGCTCAAGACGCTGCGCCGTTCGCTCGGTGAGAACGCCCAGTACGCCGTGGTGAAGAACACGCTGACCAAGATTGCGGCCAACGAGGCCGGGATCACGACGCTCGACGACCTGTTCAACGGTCCGACGGCGGTCGCCTTCGTCACCGGTGACCCGGTGGAGTCGGCGAAGGGTCTTCGTGACTTCTCCAAGGACAACCCGAACCTCGTCATCAAGGGCGGTGTCCTTGACGGCAAGGTGCTGTCCGCCGACGAGATCAAGAAGCTTGCGGACCTCGAGTCCCGCGAGGTTCTGCTCGCCAAGCTGGCGGGCGCCCTGAAGGGCAAGCAGACGCAGGCTGCTCAGGTCTTCCAGGCGCTCCCGTCGAAGCTCGTCCGCACCGTGGACGCGCTTCGCGCCAAGCAGGACGAGCAGGGCGGTGCCGAGTAA
- the rplL gene encoding 50S ribosomal protein L7/L12 — MTLIQLSEFVKAFEEKFDVTAAAAAVAVAAPGAPGAPAEAAEEKDEFDVILTGAGDKKIQVIKVVRELTSLGLKEAKDLVDGAPKPVLEKVAKDAAEKAAESLKGAGASVEVK; from the coding sequence ATGACCCTGATCCAGCTCTCCGAGTTCGTGAAGGCGTTCGAGGAGAAGTTCGACGTCACCGCTGCCGCCGCCGCGGTTGCCGTCGCGGCCCCGGGCGCCCCGGGTGCCCCGGCCGAGGCCGCCGAGGAGAAGGACGAGTTCGACGTCATCCTCACCGGCGCCGGCGACAAGAAGATCCAGGTCATCAAGGTCGTGCGCGAGCTGACCTCCCTCGGCCTGAAGGAGGCCAAGGACCTGGTGGACGGCGCCCCGAAGCCCGTCCTCGAGAAGGTCGCCAAGGACGCCGCCGAGAAGGCCGCCGAGTCCCTCAAGGGCGCCGGCGCCTCCGTCGAGGTCAAGTAA